DNA from Musa acuminata AAA Group cultivar baxijiao chromosome BXJ1-5, Cavendish_Baxijiao_AAA, whole genome shotgun sequence:
AGTAAGGAAAGAATGTGTCGTGAGCGGAGGTGCGTCGCCACTTCATCCACCGTGTGGATCGTCGCTAGAGAGAAGAACGTGAGTTCTCCTTCATCCACAAATTGAGATTTGTAGGTCAGGGATATATAAGTTCCCTTAGGTGATATCATCTCATGGCTTACATAGTTTTAGATGTGACGAGTTTTTCACTCTCGATCGTCGCACATGATTTAATATAAAtctgtttttaaaaaattaatttctgtTTTATTTTTCCGCTAAACACACGATGCTCTTCCAGATTTTTCAACGAAAGGGACATTAAGATTGCTAAGAAGGCCATATGTGCTAAGCGATTGtcttcaattttgaataatattgaTTAGCTTTAGATGAGGATCTTACGAATCAAGTATGGGGAGAAAAATCCTTGGGATTTGGGTGGAAGTAAAGATTGTTCTTAGACTTGGCCAAcatttgtaaacttcttatggacACCCAGTTTGGTTTCAAAAAAATATGCAGGAGATGGTCGTAAGACTCATTATTGGAATAACCCTTGGATTCAAACTTTACCTATTAGCCATTGGTCGACGCTTGTTAATATTGATTACTTTAATTCTATCTCTATTGCCTTCGATTTAATTACTCAAAATGGATGGAACCTTGAGCTACTTAAGTCTTGCTTTCACCCTTGCTTGATTGAGGGAATCTTGAGTATATATATTCCTGTAGCTCTCTTTGATGATAGATGGATCTAGATCTCAACTCCAGATAGACAATCCACTCCTAAAAGTGCCTACCAACTACTAAGAGGGAGATCTCAACCCGATAATGATCATTGGTCTGGGTGGATAGCATTATGAAACATGAAAGTTTATCTTAAGATTAAGATTTTCCTATGAAAACTTATGTGGAATAGATTTGCTCTGTTATATCCCATTTGTAAGATTTGTTCAAAATTTGTAAGAAATATCCTCTCTGAGTGTCTATTTGCAAGGCAGTAGGACAAGCAGGCAACCTTTCTACAACTGATCATGGGAGACTTTGATGACTGATACATCGGTTAGAGGAGAGGTCGAGGAATGATAGTATTGAAAGGGAGATGTTCTTAGCTGTTGTTGCCAATACTCAAATAAGAACCATTATCATAATCATCAAACTAATATGAAAACTTTGTTCAGGATAATGATTGCCACCATCGACATGTAGTCATGTGGCATGCTAGTCAAAACCCGAATCCGCAACCACGTCACTTACAGATGATTCGCATGAGTTGTTGTGGTTGGACACCTCGAATCCACAGTTGTTGAGCAGAGGCTAAAACTTGGAGCACCACAACTGAGGTGTTACCAAGCCTCGTTACTCATCTTCATCACTTCTCTTGGAATAAGTGCGATAAAGTAAGAAAGCACGACATCTTTGGTCGGCCCCGGATCGACTGCAAGAAGCAGGTCACATCAATGAACTGCGTGCGCAAGTAAATCTCTTATTCCCTCGAATAATAATGCTCCATCTGAACGACTCAAGCTGTTATAGTACAGTACACTTCGAATTCCGGACCacaatgcaatgcaatgcaagCACTTCGATGGCATGCAGCATCATCTTCTCCCACTGCTGGTTCCTCTGATCTCGTCAATTCTCCTGACCACATCGCTCATCGTCGGCCGCCTCTCCGGTTCCAACTCCGTGCAATGCAGAGCAATTTCCGTCAGCTTCAGCATATCTCCATGGCTCTCCTTCTCAGCCACTATCTCCAGGTCGAGGATGTCGGTCGACCAATCGTTGTTGACAACCAGCTTCACCCACCCCGGCAAATCTTCTTCCCCATCGCCCGCGGCATGCCCGGTAATGACCTCCAGAAGTACTAGACCGAAGCAATAGACGTCGGCCTTGAGAGCGAGCTTCTTACCATGAGAGAACTCTGGTGCCCTCCCAATGGCCAACCTGTGGCTGTGACTTGAAGGTAGGAGATGGTGGAAGCCGTAATCCGTGAGCTTGGAGTAGTAGTTCATGCTTCTATGGAGGATGAGGACATTGGAGGACTTCAGGTTTGCATGAGGAACTCTGTGAGACGGCATGCACTGGTGGAGGTAAGCTAAACCTCTCGCTATTCCCTGCACTATGTTTAGGCGCGCAGCCCATTTCAAAGGCACCCTTGCTTCACCTCTGTTATCTACcaccataaaaccatggattagcTTCTGCTCTTTAAGCGAGAGGTAGGAGAAGAGTGGTTACCATGAAGAAGCTGAAACAAGCTTCCACCACGGACGTACTCATAGATAATAAGCTTCTCCTCCTTGGAGTAATGGAAGGAGATGATATCCACGAGGTTCTCATGCCTCAGCTTCCCAAGCAGCTGCATCTGATGAGCAAACTCCTTCTTGCTCATCCCATGCATGGTTTTGAGCCTCTTCACGGCGACGACTGCACCCGACCCGAGCGTCGCCTTGTAGGTGCTCCCCAGCAGCCCCTTCCCTATCACCTCCGCGGAAGAACTCAGCAGATCGTCGAGGTCGAAGGTCGCCTTCTTTTTGTCCAGGAACATCAAGTTTACGATTTTCTTTGGCTCTGTTACGCTCTCTgagctttttgcttccttttCTGTCAATGCGGTGATCGATTCTTCCGTCAAGTAGAACACAGACCAGAATTTGGACTCTGAAGGTTGTAGTGTTATACCTGGAACATGTGCTGTCTGTTTGGCCTTCTTAGAATACCTCTTCGAGTAGTACAGGAAGCAAAACATCACCATGAAGGCAATCGTGGCTGTGACAATGGCGACCAGAACAAGAATCCAAGGTCTCAATGTCTTGCTGCTCGATGACGTGGCAGGAGGAGAAAATGTGCCGCCTGCACGTCCGAGGGGGGGAACAGGGGAgaccgaaggaggaggaggaggaggaggaggaggaggagcggtggggcatggctTTGCCAATGGCCGTCCACACAACTGCGTGTTATGATCGAACGCAGTGCTGGGGAATCCCTGCATGACCGAGGTGTTGGGAATGCTGCCTTCGAGGAAGTTGTAAGACACGTTGAACACCGCCATTGTGCGTTGATCGAATGGCGGAACTGCTCCACTGAGAACATTATCCTGGAGCTCCAGCCGAGCCAGGTTCGGCAAGGCGACGAACTCCGCGGGAATCGATCCCGAGAACCGGTTTCCGGCGAAGGACACAGCGCGAAGATGAACGAGGCCTTGCAGACTCGGAAGATTGCCATGAAGGGCGTTGTCGCTGAAATTAAGGCTGGCGAGCTGCAACACGTTCTGAAGAGCCGTGGATGGAAGGGAGCCCGTCAGCTGAATCCCGTGGAGAGCGAGGCCGACGACGTTGGAGTTGAAGCATGTGATGCCCAGCCACCGGCTGCGGTGGTTGTGGCAAGGAGGGCCGGTCCAGTTGGAGTGGAGGCTCATGGCGGAGCTCAGCGAGTCGCGAAGCTGGATCAGATCGTTACGCTCGTTGTGGTACAGCTCCTCCTCCTCGAAGCTGCCACCGGATGCCGGCATGGCCGACTTCAGCAGCAGAGCTACCAGCAGCAACATCAGATTCATGTGGCCTAGTCTTCGAGGGGATCATGCCACCTGCAAGCGGCGTTCTTGGTGCCGGGATGAGACTCGGCGGACTTAACATATGCGTTGCCGAGGTGTGCAAGGCAAGGGAGGTTCGATGTGGTGGGACATGGAGTCGTGATGGAAGCGGAGGGATCAAGGAATTAGGATGGGTAAGGAATTGTTCTTTTCCTTGTATTGGCCAACAACGCAATGGGCTTCTTTTTGTGGTGGGAATGGTTGCACCAACTCACAGACCCCCCCCTTCACCCCATCGATGTCACAGTGGGGGAAAGAGGGTCAGAGTTAGCTAAGAAGTTGGACTCTTCTTGTTTTGACTGTGTCTCCTATGGGAACAGTCGTGGTGGGAATGAAGAATGTAACACGCAGTGCTGTTGCTCTTTCGTTGCCTTCAAGCAACACTACAGACGGGTAGGAGTGATCCTTTCTTGATGATTACTCGGTTGCATGGAGAGTCGACATCGGCGTTTTTAGGATGACGGCTTGAATTATACGTCATCCGCCAAATATATTGTTGGCTCGATGAGGACTACTGCATAGTGCTTTACAAACATGGTTAAAAAATGGTTTTGATTATGGTGGTATATTGTCAATTATTAAGCTTGAAATTTAGGAGAGATTTGAATGATAATTTACACTTAGCTTTCATTCACTTGTCATAATTTATCCGGAAGTGATTTAGTTTTAATTAAAAGGATGAATCCAGTGCACAAGACTTTTGTGAGTCAATATAGCTCCCAAAAAAAAAGAGGGATGAATCATGCTTATGACTTTTTAGCTTCCCTGGTCACTCCTCTATTAAAAGAACATATATGCACTAATCCTTCACATTTAAGTTACAAACTATTAGATTTGAAGACAGCATCTGTTGTTCAATCACCATGAAATTAATTACTTGTGACACTAAAAACAATATAACTCAATAAGCATACCTTATCACTACATATTGTCAAAGAAGAATCGTAATTTGAAGAGAAGATACAAGCTAATTCTGAACAATTCAATACTCTTTTCGAAAGGCGCTTTAAGCCAAGCTTATACACCATTATTAACCTTCAAAGAAGTTGCTGCTCTTCAAATGCTGCTAATCATCACAGCTTCCTAAAATCCATtacgaattgcaacaagttctgaaCAAGAAATAGAATTTGCGTGATCTTGGGTTCCATAATTTAGGCTGAACAAAGCTACCACAATAAAGATAGTAAATTTTAATGCACAGAAATATATAAGTGAAGTGTATCATCAACTGCAAGAACTATCGAAACCTGAAAAGATGAATCAGTCGTTTAGGTTGTGTTATTTTGAAAATGGTGAGGAGGTTTAGCATCTCAGTTCTTTGGTCTCGGTTCTCTGGACCATGATGGAGGTATAATCTTGTAGTCTTGAACTTTCTCCTCTTCAGGTTCCTTCTCTTCATCCAAAATATCCTTGGTAAATGCATCAGGGTTTGCCTTAATGCAGTTCTGCAAGGCGACAAAAGGATTCACACAGTCTGATCCCTGCATAACCAAATCAAGTCCATTATGCATTCATAACCTGCCTCAGTTATTCCATCAAGAATAAGAAGCAATATCCTTCTGTGAATGCTATAAGGACACAAACCAGAAAAAGGCCAAGGCAAAAAGCGACCAAAGCTACTAAAATGAATCAGAATGCAGAGTTCAAGAAAATAATCACCTTCTCTTCTGCAGTGCTCTTAATGAAACAGACGAATGCCTCTGAAAACTGAACCCCACAGGGACCCTTTCTCAAGTCAGCAACACATGGACATTTCAATGCTCTTTGTGCCTTCTCTTCCAGTGACTATGGAAGCATTCAAGAGAATATTTCACGTATATGGATCATTCACTTGCTAGTCAGTAAAATATAGGCAATAAAACCTCTGAATAGAAACTCAGAATAAATATTAGATGTAAAAGGAAATAGCATACCTCTTCACTGTCATTGTCTCCAGTTGCCATTGCTTCTGCATATCaaaaattacttaatattttaatatttttctccATTCTCAAGTAATTCTCGAAAttcattaaaagtaggaagaaaatCATACAAGGAGACATGGCATAGAAGATAATTTCCTTGAAAAACTTCATTTCTCTCCATTTTCAGATCACTAAAGTAATTGAAATGTCGGATCAGGTCAAGATCAAGTAATTATCAGGTGGCTTTGGGTCTGCGTCAACCAAATATTCACCTGATGGTAAGATTGCAGCCAAATTGACCTGATTTCTCTTTAAAGAACAAGGTAAAAGTCTGCTAGCTCAGCCTGATCCAACCTGACTCATTAAATATATTGGTTGAGTCCAACTTGTGAAATATTAAACCTGTCCTGAGTTTGAGTTAGCACTATGCATCCATGATACCCATCTCAGCCTGACCTGATCTCTCTGAAAAATTGGCACCTCTAATTCAAAACCTGAGCAGGTCCTTTTCACCAACTTACAGTTTTATGTTGCAGTTAATATACCCCAAGAAATTCTCAGAACTCACAAAAAATCGATAAAGGAAAAGATACACACCATATACCTTTTTTGAAATTATGGCTATATATTCCTTTCAGCACTAACCATGATTTTGACAAACATTTATTACCTAATAGAGTTAATTGCAAATGTTAGTAATACGACTCTTAAAATTCCATCTTTGTCAAATTGGATATCATTTCAAATATCATCCGTCTAATCATAGCACATAAGTTCAACTCCATATAGTTTTAATTATTgttttattgattttttatttcctaaaaaAGGTtaccttaaaaattttaataaattaaatggTTCATGTGGATTCTCAGAGTTCCATTCTATGATGTAAATTTGATTTGCCATTTCATAATTTATGAAGTCTCATATCCCACATCTTTACTTCCTAAAGAGTCAGGATTTATCatgataattaatatataataGGTCTCTTTATTTCTAACTATTCTGATTCTGATAAACACGTACATAAAGTTTATGTTGCTGAAATGAGAATGATGAGACGCATGTGTGAAATTatagaaaagattaaaaatatattttttttttatttgtgaacaactaTGTACCGCTTCGATATAGGATAAATTGAGAGAGAATTGTTTGAGATAATATGAGCATGTACTTAGTAGACCTACAGATATAATAGTTAGAAAATGTGAAATATTTAACATATGATGAGAGATAAAGGAAAACCGAAAAGGTTTTTAacataaactataaataaagatttaaatactcttaatttaaataaaaaacctTTTACAAATCTTAGTAGAGGCAAAAAAATCTATGTAGCCaattccaaatagttgggactattggttttgttgttgttgttctattCTGATTCTTCTTCATTGCCTGATTAACATGATATTTGTTATAATTAACAAACATATAACTAAACCAGTAGACAATCATGCAAAATACAGTTAAGAAGTTGATAATAGAAGTTTACTGGTTTAATAGAACCATCAACTGAACCTAACACACTGAACAAagaagatgttttttttttttgcatgattcTATACGAAATTTCATTAACGAATAGATGTTGTCAGTGTCAAGCAAAGTGAAGTGACCCCTTCCACTATTAATTTTTCTGATCTGGGTACTGATAAGCGTTTGCGATTGTTGAGACTACCAATTGGAAAATATCAAAGAAGTAACCCTTGCAAAAGAACAATGATGCTAAAAGTGATCGACATTAGTAGGAAGAGGAAGGACCTGCGACCAGAGCTTCCATGGAAGAAGCGGCCGGAGATGGAGGGGGTTCGATCGACGGCGGTGGCTGCTCCATCTTGCTCGCAGCTTCGGCAGCGGCGGCCGCGGCATCGCTCTGAGTCTGGCCCATGAAGAGGAGCCACGAAGAAAGCAAGGGGGACGGTGGGAAGTATGCGGCGGCAAGATGGGAACAAGAAGGAATTTCCACGGCCTTTCTCGTTCGGCGACTAAGGGTTGGTTTGCACCTCCTCAGAGGCAAAGAGTCGACCAATTTGACTGCAGACCGACCCCCACCGCAGAGGCGAAATGCTCGACGACTTGTGTGACTGAACCTTCTCAAAATTTCAGCCATATAGCGGCCCATATAATCCATAAGACGGGATTACCCTTATTGGGCCGTATTGAGGCCGATTAGATTCGTATCGCTCGTTCTCCGTTCTATctgatcctcctcctcctcatgttTATATTTAAGCTATTAGAAAAGCATTCAATATATCTATATGTCTTAAGAATTTGGCAATATGAttaatcatgagaagaatatagaTCATGCATGATCCAATCAGGCCAACTAAGTTTGAGATTACAGTGACATAGATTAGATTATGTGATCccatttaattaagtaagatatattatagttatgattagattatgattatgattattgactaatagaaaagaagtttatgattccttatgagataattttgatgggagaaactctcctaataacttatcctaaacCCTTtgttctcgcctataaatagacaggaccgttAAGGGCTAAACAGAGACACCTAGGCAACTGagagattaaagtttttctctcaatcaatccaAGAAGGAATATCTAGTTCTCCTTGTATATTGATATCTCAGATCCGACTTTGTATattaatatctcatatccgacgaTAGTGCGTATGTAGATCAGATAAGATTTATTCTTCTGAGCAACAATAAAATGTACGCATCATAATATTATTTagatcttattttattttattttaattttattatatatattttttatattacatATAGTATAATTAAAGATTTTATACTAATATACTGTACAGTAGGCAATCAGTAATGCCTATTGCACAACAAAATACTGAATAAAATAACATGAGACAACAAACATGAAGGTGATATAAAGTACTTTGGAACATGTAATCTTTCTTCAAGAACCAACTCGCGCAAGCATGCATTGGGTTGCATGCCAATGCAACGCTCAGTTTCTTGCTCCTAATGGTGCGTGTCGAGAACACACATGTTGCATGGCATCTCTAGCTCAGTGTTCAGTGATGGGGAACCTCATGGCCCATGCTTCCCTGTCATCTGTTGAGCTACAGAATGGGTATTGAATAGAGCAGCTGATAGGACTGCATGTCTATCTTGTCTCCGTGTTTAGCAGAATGATTAGCTTCAGAAAGAGGGAGTGAAAGGGAGTCTGTCGTCTGCGGTGTATAGATTATGTGAtcgtatttaattaaataaaatatattataaatttaataaaattttaattatattataataaattttttagaagattataagataacTCTCTTAATTATCATTCTAATCTGTTATTAAGATTACatgtttattcttaattttattaaatctctAATTCATCGATCATGTGGCGGAACAGTAAGCCAATAATGGAGACTCCTCCGATCTTAAAATGACTCGCATTCAATCAGAGCAGTACTGCATTCAGATGAACTGTAACAAACAACCTCCAACGACGATCATCACCCAGTCAGAGTACTGTATCATTTACTAAATGCGAATTATTTCCAACTGGAGACTGCATAATCCATCAAGAATACTGTAACGAAAGCTTTATGACAAGTAGGACGTTCCCCACACGTCATTTCACTGCTGCCTATTCTCGTTCACGGGAACTTATGTGTCGACAACTTGAAGTGGACATGTTGTTTGCATGGGAATTCTTCAAAGCTGTAGGTTAGATCCTAATTAAGCGTCTTATGGACAGAACTATTAGCAGAAACTGTGATGCCCTGGTGATCGCTTGCCATTTCTACGTTTGCTCGTTATCATCCTTATAGGTCGTCTTTTAGCTTATATggattatttaattaaataaaaatatattataattttaattaaagttTAATTAcgattatcgatcaataaaaaatttatatacgaTCGGATTCCTCGATAGATTACTTATCATAAATCCTTTGTTTCtacttataaataaataagatttttttgACTACCATAGACACGATtgacattatttatttattctcaaTTTTTTTTAGTTCTTATTTCATCGTTCATAGCATAGCAACTGTATGAAtgatagaaaaagagaagaatataAGTTTAATTCTCTTTGCATATCAAACTATGAAGTATATTTTACGAATCAAATAAAGATATTCTAAACGGCATTAAAAGGTATGCATCCTAATCTTGTTCTATTACTATTTGATTTTAgattatgatattaaatttattttgtataataatatgattatgattttatgcttataattagcATCGTAGCATattgttttaaaaataaataccTTATATCATAAAAGTTTAGATCTATTTGTATTATCGCCTTTCACTTGTgaaatatgatttaatctgttgTTTATCTAGTTAATCTTAGTCATTCACTTGTGGGCGATGAAGATTTCCTTACCCATGCAAATGGTATCGTGGATTACTATCGATGGCATCGTAAGCGGTTACAATCATAGAATCTCGATCGCTAGCGTCGATTCATGATGGTTTTGGCAATTATCGAGGGTGATGGTCTCATAATGTTTAGTGTGGTGATGAAAAGTCGTGGCTACTATAGGTAGATACAAGGGGGTGTAGTGTTGCTAGATGTCGTATGCACTATTGCGACTGAAGGTGGTTGCACTCAGGTGCACAAGACCAAGGTAGTTAAAGGTTGCTACTACATATAGTGACTCTATGGAGGGTGGCGCAAGTGGCTGGCGAAAGCACTGGAAACGCTGCACAGTAAGTGACTGTTATAATGTAGAAGACATCCATGTAGGTGTAGGTGATAGCTGCGACAAGCAGAGAAGCTATTGTGATGTCATGACAAAGCGGTCCCTCAGCAAAGGTAACGATCGGTGGTGCGATAACTGTGCAATAGGGCAATAGTCCTATTTGGTGTCATTGAGTGGCTACGCTTGATGGTGGTTGGGCACTTAGACGATGGTGTCGACAATTGTAAGGATGCCACCAATCCAAGAAAGAGGTTCACAAGTGCCCTTATGATTGAGTGTATCATCCGATGGTGGTAGTCAACGAATCGATAATGGGCCATAGTGAAAAAACCTATAAAAGAAGAGGCACAAGAGCGTGTTGTTCATATGCACACTTTGATCTAATTGGTCAAGTACCTTTTTTATTTTTCGTTCACCCTTAAGTTTTGACAAGCTATTCCTATAATTTTGACCTAAGATTGGTCAAAATCCTATGTTGACCAAAATTAGGGCAACgattgatctttgatatttttggAGTTGGTCAACTTAATTTTTGATCGCTTGACCAATGCTAACTTGGTCAAAGATCTATTTTGAGTTTTTAAAGATGGTCAATTTGATTGAATTTGGGGGAAGTCAAATTTTAACCAATTTTTGGCTTTAgtcaattttaattttgactaatcttatatatatatatatatatatatatatatatatatatatatatatatatatatatatatatatatatatatatatgtaatttgtgCTTCTATCGATATGCTAGTTATAATTTAATATGTAAAACTCTAGCACTacatgattgaatcttttgttgtggctttttcttttcaaatttaGATATCTTAACCCTATTGTTATCAAATTTTGATTCATTCTCTCTTATTTTTGTTGTTTGTGAACTTGATATTGCTATTATTTGTCCCTAATATTCTAAATATCCTCAATAACTTTTTTGATTATCGTAACTCTATCAATCATATCAACATATGGTTGGAGCTTTAAAGTTGATATTGACTGACTTATCATTGATCTTATTCTTCTTTCAAATCTTTTTAAATTTCTAGATTCATTATTAGTCATATGAGTAGTAAATCTGAAAAGTTTAATGAATTTAGCTTCATATTGTGCTATGTTAAATTTCTTTAGATAATATTTAAGAACTCTATTTTTTCTTATCTTTGATGCAATAtggaaaataattattattaaacctttttaagagTACCCTAGTGATAGGCTTCAATATGACTTTAAAAATTCTCTTAATTATTCTCCACTAGTATTCAACCTCTCTTTCAAATATAAAGGTGGTAAAAAAAGCTTCTGATCATTAGAATAATTTAATACATTATCCATTTTATCATTCATTATTCTACCACTATTGGATTAGCTTCATTATTGAAATAGGAACAACTTAGCTCCTTAAATTGTTTTATTCCCAATCTATTCTGATTTAATGTTCTTACTTTATCATTTCTTATTTGTTGAAATTATTATTGCATCACATTTAACATAGTCTCTAGAATTCTGATAATCAACAGAAGGACTATCTGATATCATcatagattcataaaaaaatcaaaagattaTTTCTATCAATAACTTTTCTAAGATAGGTTACAACAAGATTCTAATTTGTTaaattttctcatttttcttctttaattatttagATTTAGCTAACACAAAATATGATAAGCATGCAATTTAAACAGGTCATAAGTCTCAAAAATATAACAAGTATGAGTGACACACTACTTCTTAATTTAGTTAGCTACACATGCCctcccctttctcacttttgtttAACTAAATCTTAACTAAATTAATGTGAATCttctataaattatatttaaattttaaattttagaattactagtcatatgtgccttacaagccaatcacgtgagtgatagcacattTGGCATACTACgtagtttttttgcttattattattattgatattttcttactttatattatatattgcaTATATTGTAATGGATATGAATCTATATAATaaaaatcggatcatgatgagatcacaataatgagaccgatttacctttaaacatagaccctaaaaatCTTGATCGTAGattactcgagaaggatatcgagataactggatagactggtgtgacgTATACTCatttatatgatggaggcagctggttGCTCGTATGGGGGTACTAgagatacaggtgctcattagataaTTAGTTCACTAATCGATCCGCTCATATaacgttggatggttgatgatatatcattgtcagatagcgattctttCGTTCCAgtagtgtatctgatccttatacttgatacaccaaggatgtcctatatgagtaatccactctttgataccaaacttttaGGTtttgaagtttcaaatctagcacaactggtc
Protein-coding regions in this window:
- the LOC135674293 gene encoding probable leucine-rich repeat receptor-like protein kinase At1g68400, translating into MNLMLLLVALLLKSAMPASGGSFEEEELYHNERNDLIQLRDSLSSAMSLHSNWTGPPCHNHRSRWLGITCFNSNVVGLALHGIQLTGSLPSTALQNVLQLASLNFSDNALHGNLPSLQGLVHLRAVSFAGNRFSGSIPAEFVALPNLARLELQDNVLSGAVPPFDQRTMAVFNVSYNFLEGSIPNTSVMQGFPSTAFDHNTQLCGRPLAKPCPTAPPPPPPPPPPSVSPVPPLGRAGGTFSPPATSSSSKTLRPWILVLVAIVTATIAFMVMFCFLYYSKRYSKKAKQTAHVPEKEAKSSESVTEPKKIVNLMFLDKKKATFDLDDLLSSSAEVIGKGLLGSTYKATLGSGAVVAVKRLKTMHGMSKKEFAHQMQLLGKLRHENLVDIISFHYSKEEKLIIYEYVRGGSLFQLLHDNRGEARVPLKWAARLNIVQGIARGLAYLHQCMPSHRVPHANLKSSNVLILHRSMNYYSKLTDYGFHHLLPSSHSHRLAIGRAPEFSHGKKLALKADVYCFGLVLLEVITGHAAGDGEEDLPGWVKLVVNNDWSTDILDLEIVAEKESHGDMLKLTEIALHCTELEPERRPTMSDVVRRIDEIRGTSSGRR
- the LOC135674294 gene encoding mitochondrial intermembrane space import and assembly protein 40 homolog, which translates into the protein MGQTQSDAAAAAAEAASKMEQPPPSIEPPPSPAASSMEALVAEAMATGDNDSEESLEEKAQRALKCPCVADLRKGPCGVQFSEAFVCFIKSTAEEKGSDCVNPFVALQNCIKANPDAFTKDILDEEKEPEEEKVQDYKIIPPSWSREPRPKN